One segment of Danio aesculapii chromosome 3, fDanAes4.1, whole genome shotgun sequence DNA contains the following:
- the LOC130220585 gene encoding uncharacterized protein LOC130220585: MHNLHQTSISLILQALAPRTLQSYLTAWKTFKHFHSLYNTTFPNFSLLTITSFITYLHSNKHIQANSIKSYLSGIQFFHKLMYGSISDSIANSQTSLLIKGIQKTHPPLPDTRLPITHNILSKCISTLRKGYLSFHTDHTLDAMFILAFFGFLRCSEFAVTSNFDPFIHPTIADLTLIDEETISFLIKQSKTDQSRKGHCIYIFNIPSPTSPFQTLLAYIQYRKTLSLSPLAPLFIDDAHHPVTRFWFQKHLKAVLHHSGFPSGSYSSHSFRIGAATTAAHKGLSQQHIQTLGRWSSDAFKSYIRLSHSHLKEAQRTLTSRHLKPSGQGHEPNPGISLDTAIPASRGRRSSSATQGYCYTFCFNYCDNYCDNYFYYYYYYNYCLNYS, from the coding sequence ATGCACAATCTGCACCAAACATCTATATCTCTAATTCTGCAGGCCTTAGCTCCAAGAACATTACAATCATATCTCACTGCATGGAAAACATTCAAACACTTTCATTCCCTATACAACACTACATTCCCTAATTTCTCCCTTCTTACAATCACATCATTCATCACATATCTACATTCAAATAAACACATCCAAGCCAACTCTATTAAGAGTTACTTAAGTGGTATTCAATTTTTTCACAAACTCATGTACGGCTCCATTTCTGATTctattgctaattcacaaaccAGCCTTCTCATTAAGGGCATCCAGAAAACCCATCCCCCCCTCCCAGACACCAGACTGCCCATCACACACAATATACTCTCCAAATGCATTTCCACTCTCAGAAAAGGCTACCTATCCTTTCATACAGACCACACTCTAGATGCTATGTTTATTTTAGCCTTTTTCGGATTTCTTAGATGTTCCGAATTTGCAGTAACTTCCAATTTCGATCCCTTTATTCACCCCACCATCGCAGATCTGACATTGATTGACGAGGAAACAATTTCCTTCCTCATCAAGCAAAGTAAAACGGATCAATCCAGAAAGGgacattgcatctacatattcAATATCCCATCCCCCACAAGCCCATTTCAAACACTCCTAGCTTACATACAATATAGAAAAACACTAAGCTTAAGTCCCCTAGCCCCCCTTTTCATAGATGACGCACACCACCCAGTGACACGcttttggttccaaaaacacctcaaagcagtcctccaccattcaggcttcccaTCAGGATCATACTCCAGTCACTCATTCAGAATAGGAGCCGCCACCACAGCTGCACACAAAGGGCTatctcaacaacacatacaaacactaggAAGGTGGTCTTCTGACGCCTTCAAATCCTACATTCGACTCAGCCACAGCCATCTAAAGGAAGCccaaaggaccctcaccagcagacacctTAAACCTAGCGGCCAAGGGCACGAGCCCAATCCAGGGATAAGCCTAGACACAGCCATCCCAGCTTCCAGAGGGCGGAGGAGCTCctcagccacccaagg